Proteins from a genomic interval of Arvicola amphibius chromosome 10, mArvAmp1.2, whole genome shotgun sequence:
- the Nrros gene encoding transforming growth factor beta activator LRRC33 encodes MEFLPLWLCLGFHFLVVEWRNGSGTAAAASQGGCKVVDGVADCRGRNLASVPRSLPLHSWTLILDANPLRVLWNHSLQAYTHLENLSLHGCHLDRIGHYAFQGQGHLRSLGLADNRLSENYKETAAALHTLLGLRSLDLSGNALTEDMAALMLQNLSSLEAVSLARNTLMRLDDSVFEGLEHLRELDLQRNYIFEIEGGAFDGLTELRRLNLAYNNLPCIVDFRLTQLQFLNVSYNILEWFLAAREEVTFELEMLDLSHNQLLFFPLLPQCSKLHTLLLRDNNMGFYRDLFNTSSPQEMVAQFLLVDGNVTNITTVNLWEEFASSDLSALRFLDMSQNQFWHLPDGFLKKTPSLSHLNLNQNCLKMLHIREHEPPGALTEFDVSHNQLAELRLAPGLTDGLKNLQVFNLSSNQLLGVPTGLFNNASNITTIDMSHNQISLCPRMVPLDWTGSSSCVDFRNMASLRSLSLEGCGLKALQDCPFQGTSLTHLDLSSNWGILNGSISPLWAVAPTLQVLALRNVGLSSGAAEMDFSRFGNLRELDLSGNSLTSFPKFSGNLALQTLDLRRNFLTALPQRAVSEQPLRSLQAIYLSQNPYDCCGVEGWGALQHFKMVVDLAVVTCNLSSKIIRVVELPEGMPRDCKWEQVDTGLFYLVLILPSCLTLLVACTVIFLTFKKPLLQVIKSRCHWSSIY; translated from the coding sequence GTGGATGGAGTTGCTGATTGCCGGGGGCGGAACCTTGCTTCGGTACCCAGAAGCCTCCCATTACATTCCTGGACACTCATTCTGGATGCCAACCCTCTCAGGGTCCTGTGGAATCACTCCCTCCAGGCCTATACACACCTGGAGAACCTCAGCCTGCACGGCTGTCACCTGGACCGTATTGGCCACTACGCCTTCCAAGGGCAAGGCCACTTACGCAGCCTGGGCCTGGCAGACAACCGCCTCTCCGAGAACTACAAGGAGACAGCGGCAGCTCTCCACACCCTGCTAGGACTTCGGAGCCTGGACTTGTCTGGAAACGCCCTGACCGAAGACATGGCAGCCCTCATGCTCCAGAACCTCTCCTCGCTGGAGGCTGTGTCCCTGGCAAGGAATACCCTCATGAGGCTTGACGACTCTGTCTTTGAGGGCCTGGAGCACCTCAGGGAACTGGATTTGCAGAGAAACTATATCTTTGAGATTGAGGGTGGTGCTTTTGATGGCTTGACTGAGCTGAGGCGCCTCAACCTGGCCTACAACAACCTCCCCTGCATTGTGGACTTCAGGCTCACACAGTTGCAGTTCCTCAATGTCAGCTATAACATCCTGGAGTGGTTCCTGGCGGCCAGGGAGGAGGTGACCTTTGAACTGGAGATGCTGGACCTGTCTCACAACCAGTTGCTCTTTTTCCCCCTCCTGCCCCAGTGCAGCAAGCTGCACACCCTCCTGCTGCGGGACAACAACATGGGTTTCTACAGGGACCTGTTTAACACCTCCTCGCCACAGGAGATGGTAGCCCAGTTCCTTCTTGTGGATGGCAATGTGACTAATATCACCACTGTCAACCTCTGGGAAGAGTTTGCCTCCAGCGACCTGTCAGCCCTTCGCTTCCTGGACATGAGCCAAAACCAGTTCTGGCACCTGCCAGATGGTTTCCTAAAGAAAACACCATCCCTTTCCCACCTGAATCTCAACCAAAATTGCCTGAAGATGCTCCACATTCGGGAGCATGAGCCCCCAGGCGCCCTCACTGAGTTTGACGTTAGCCACAACCAGTTGGCAGAGCTGCGCCTGGCTCCAGGGCTCACTGACGGCCTCAAGAACCTCCAAGTGTTCAACCTGAGCTCCAACCAGCTCCTGGGAGTTCCCACTGGCCTGTTCAACAATGCCAGCAACATCACTACAATTGACATGAGCCACAACCAGATCTCACTCTGTCCCCGGATGGTGCCCTTAGACTGGACGGGATCCTCCAGTTGTGTGGATTTCAGAAACATGGCCTCTCTGAGGAGCCTCTCTCTGGAGGGCTGTGGGCTGAAGGCATTACAAGACTGCCCATTCCAGGGCACCTCCCTCACTCATTTAGACTTGTCTAGCAACTGGGGGATTCTGAATGGGAGCATCAGCCCTCTTTGGGCTGTCGCCCCTACGTTACAGGTCCTGGCTCTCAGGAATGTGGGCCTCAGTTCTGGCGCTGCAGAGATGGACTTCTCTAGGTTCGGGAATCTGAGGGAGCTGGATCTTTCGGGAAACTCCTTGACTAGCTTCCCAAAGTTCAGTGGCAACTTGGCCCTGCAGACTCTCGACCTCCGCAGAAACTTCCTCACGGCCCTTCCTCAGAGGGCTGTGTCCGAGCAGCCACTGAGGAGTCTGCAGGCCATCTACCTCAGCCAGAACCCTTATGACTGCTGTGGGGTAGAAGGATGGGGGGCCCTACAGCACTTCAAGATGGTTGTAGACTTGGCCGTGGTCACTTGTAACCTCTCTTCTAAGATCATTCGTGTGGTCGAGCTGCCCGAAGGCATGCCTCGGGACTGTAAGTGGGAGCAGGTAGACACTGGCCTGTTCTACCTCGTCCTCATTCTGCCTAGCTGCCTCACCCTGCTGGTGGCCTGCACTGTCATCTTCCTCACTTTTAAGAAGCCTTTGCTTCAGGTCATCAAGAGCCGGTGTCACTGGTCCTCCATATACTGA